The region GATGAAGCTTCGCCCTGTGACCTTTCACTATCGCGAAGACGTGGTGGGTGCCGAGGAGGCGAAGACACAGCAGTACGGGCTCATCGCGGAAGAGGTAGCCGAGGTGGCCCCCGAGCTGGTGGCGTCCGACGCCGATGGCAAGCCTGACTCCGTGAAGTATCATGTTTTTCCGTCGCTGCTCTTGAACGAGCTTCAGAAGCAGCGAGCCGCGGCGCAGGAACAGCAGCGCTCGATGGAGCACGTGATCCAGGCGCAACAACAGGAGATTGCTGCGCTCACGATGCGGCTGGCGCGGCTAGAGGCGCACGCGCGCTAGGTCGCGCGGAGCTGAGCATCGCACAACCGAGCATAGGTAGTTGAGCTGGATTTTCGGAAGATCCGACCCCCGTAGCGGGAAGTCTAGGCATAACATGAGAAGACGGGGTTGGGAACGCTGCGAGCGGGCGTGACGCAACCAACCCAGACGGCCGTTCGCACAACTGGCCGGAGGGGGTGGTTAAATGCGTCGCAGGGCGTGCGCTTGGGTTCTGTTGGCATTGCTCTTCGCGAGTGGAGCGAGCGCCGAAGCCCCGGTGGTCGCGTGGGGCCAAAATAGCTTCGGCCAGTCGACCCCACCGGGATCGGTGACTGGGACGAGCGCCGGCGCGCGAGCGATCGCGGCTGGCGACGGCGAGGGCTGTGCGATCCAGGCCGACACCGGCGCGGTCGGCTGCTGGGGCGGATACAACGGCGTGGAGCTCGCGCCCCCCGCCGCGGTCGATGGCACGAGTGGCACGGCCACGGCGCTTGCGGAGAGCGGAACCCACCGATGTGCGATCCAGGCCGGTACCGGCGCCGTGGTCTGCTGGGGAGTCTTGGGCTATGGCATCTCTGGCGACGTACAGTCACCGCCTTCGGTGAACGGGACCAGCGGAACCGCCACCGCGATCGCGGCAGGATTCAATCACAGCTGTGCGATCCAGGCCGGCACCGGCGCCGTCGTCTGTTGGGGCGACGACTCCTACGGCCAATCGACGCCGCCCGCTTCAGTAAACGGGACTAACGGAACAGCGACCGCGATCGCGGGCGGGTTCTACCATACCTGCGCGATCCGTGCGGGCAGCGGCGCCGTCATCTGCTGGGGCGCCATCGGCATCATCAACATAGATATTACGCCCCCGTCGTCGGTGAACGGCACGGGAGGTACCGCCACCGCGATCGCAGCCGGCTTGCAGACCTGTGCGATTCAGGCCGCCACAGGCCACGTCGTCTGTTGGGGCAACAACAACTTCGGTCAGGCGACGCCGCCCGATTCCGTGAACGGGACCAGCGGAACCGCCACGGCGGTCGCGGCGAGTCTCTACCACACCTGCGCGATCCAGGCGGGAACGGGCCGGGTCGTCTGTTGGGGCTACAACACCTCCGGCCAGGCGACGCCGCCCAACTCGGTGAACGGAGCGCGCGGCACCGCTATCGCGATCGCGCCGGGGAACGATCACACCTGCGCGATCCGGGCGGGAACGCGCGCCATCGTCTGTTGGGGCTCGAACTCGAGAGGCCAGGCGACTCCCCCGGACTCGATGAGCGGGAGGAATGTCTTCGCCATCGCGGGTGGTTACAACCACAGCTGTGCGATCAAGGCCGAGACGGGCGCTGTTGTCTGCTGGGGCGACGACTCCACCGGCCAGG is a window of Candidatus Eisenbacteria bacterium DNA encoding:
- a CDS encoding tail fiber domain-containing protein, whose product is MGSAALYSTTSGARNIAIGVYAGRFQTTGNDNIYLANTSVAAESGQIKIGTAGTQTKTTIAGIRGTTVPGGITVLVDANGVLGTTTSSARFKQDVHDMGEASDVLMKLRPVTFHYREDVVGAEEAKTQQYGLIAEEVAEVAPELVASDADGKPDSVKYHVFPSLLLNELQKQRAAAQEQQRSMEHVIQAQQQEIAALTMRLARLEAHAR